The Enteractinococcus fodinae genome has a segment encoding these proteins:
- the atpE gene encoding ATP synthase F0 subunit C, translated as MELHGSLNMIGYGLAAIGSAIGVGLIFAAYINGVARQPESQSQLQPIALLGFALAEALAILGLVFAFVIGA; from the coding sequence ATGGAACTGCATGGTTCATTGAACATGATCGGTTACGGTCTGGCCGCAATTGGCTCCGCTATTGGTGTGGGTCTGATCTTCGCTGCATACATCAACGGTGTAGCTCGCCAGCCTGAATCCCAGTCACAGCTGCAGCCAATTGCGCTGCTCGGTTTCGCCCTGGCTGAAGCACTTGCCATTCTGGGTCTGGTCTTCGCCTTCGTCATCGGAGCGTAG
- a CDS encoding F0F1 ATP synthase subunit B, which yields MINSMMIMAAAAEQEQANPLIPNPWEILVTSVGFLVLLFIVIKFVVPAMEKSYVERRDAIEGGLERAQAAQAEAAQLKNNYEQLLQEARTEASQIREQARTEAAQIVAEARQNASAEASRISEQASVQIAAERQQAVAALRTEVGTLATRLASKIVGEALNDDARSQRVVDRFLEDLEKEQASTTSAGATE from the coding sequence ATGATCAATAGCATGATGATCATGGCAGCCGCCGCGGAACAGGAACAGGCGAACCCGCTTATCCCGAATCCATGGGAAATTCTGGTCACCTCGGTTGGCTTCCTGGTTCTCTTGTTCATCGTCATCAAATTCGTCGTTCCGGCAATGGAGAAATCCTATGTCGAACGCCGTGATGCGATCGAAGGTGGACTCGAGCGCGCTCAGGCTGCACAAGCAGAAGCTGCACAGTTGAAAAACAATTACGAGCAGCTACTGCAAGAAGCCCGGACCGAAGCCAGCCAGATTCGCGAGCAGGCTCGTACCGAAGCAGCACAAATTGTTGCAGAAGCTCGCCAGAATGCTTCAGCAGAAGCATCCCGTATTTCTGAGCAGGCTTCCGTTCAAATTGCTGCCGAACGCCAACAGGCCGTAGCAGCGCTGCGTACCGAAGTCGGTACTCTCGCCACTCGACTGGCGTCCAAGATTGTGGGCGAAGCGCTCAACGACGATGCACGCTCACAGCGTGTGGTCGATCGCTTCCTGGAAGATCTGGAAAAAGAACAGGCCTCGACCACGAGTGCAGGTGCAACTGAGTAA
- a CDS encoding F0F1 ATP synthase subunit delta: MSQASRDSLAQLHTELKATLSAGGVELGAELFAALKVIDDNGALRRSLTDPTVEANRRQELIRKIFATKISAAAVTVLQSLAGARWTTEREFGDAVEEMAATAAVYSAEQDGLDGLKTLTQQLLEFNRSVESSHELQRALTEQQAPVSSRGDLAANLMSGAAMPAAKLLVRQAVEQPRGGKPVDLVRRFADLSAQQQRQWIADVTVARPLQQAQRDRLRKSLSATFGRELTLNVETDPQLVGGIRIQVGDEVIDSSVASRLNDLNTKLAG; this comes from the coding sequence ATGTCACAAGCATCGCGTGATTCATTGGCACAACTGCACACCGAGCTGAAAGCTACCCTTTCAGCCGGAGGAGTCGAACTCGGCGCCGAACTGTTTGCGGCTTTGAAAGTGATCGACGATAACGGCGCACTGCGCCGGTCGCTCACCGACCCAACGGTTGAAGCCAACCGACGTCAAGAACTCATTCGCAAGATCTTTGCCACCAAGATCTCAGCTGCGGCTGTGACTGTGCTGCAAAGCCTTGCCGGTGCTCGCTGGACAACCGAACGCGAGTTCGGGGATGCAGTCGAAGAAATGGCTGCAACCGCTGCTGTCTATAGCGCCGAACAGGACGGTCTTGACGGTCTAAAGACCCTGACGCAGCAACTGCTGGAATTCAACCGTTCAGTTGAATCTAGCCACGAGCTACAACGGGCTTTGACCGAGCAACAAGCACCAGTATCCTCCCGCGGAGACCTGGCTGCCAACCTGATGTCAGGTGCGGCCATGCCGGCAGCCAAGCTGCTGGTACGTCAGGCTGTAGAACAGCCTCGCGGCGGGAAACCTGTTGATCTTGTTCGTCGTTTCGCTGATCTGAGCGCACAGCAACAACGTCAGTGGATCGCCGATGTGACGGTGGCCCGTCCACTCCAGCAAGCTCAGCGAGATCGTTTGAGGAAATCATTATCGGCTACGTTCGGCCGTGAACTGACACTCAACGTCGAAACTGACCCGCAGCTGGTCGGCGGAATCCGGATCCAAGTTGGTGACGAAGTCATTGACTCCTCGGTCGCAAGCCGACTGAACGATCTGAACACTAAACTGGCCGGCTGA
- the atpA gene encoding F0F1 ATP synthase subunit alpha yields MADLTINADDVRDALNEFAESYEPADTERVEVGYVTTAADGIARVEGLPSVMANELLRFDNGVTGLAQNLDPREIGVVVLGDFQGIREGMKVYRTGDVLSVPVGDAYMGRVVNPIGEPIDNLGPIEAESRRALELQAPGVTQRKSVHEPLQTGMKAIDAMIPIGRGQRQLIIGDRQTGKTAIGVDAILNQKANWDSGDPNKQVRCIYVAVGQKASTIASVRGTLEREGALEYTTIVAAPASDPAGFKYLAPYAGSAIGQHWMYGGKHVLIVFDDLSKQAEAYRAVSLLLRRPPGREAFPGDVFYLHSRLLERCAKLSDEMGAGSMTGLPIVETKANDVSAYIPTNVISITDGQIFLQSDLFNANQRPAVDVGISVSRVGGDAQIKAMKKVSGTLRIDLAQYRDMEAFSMFASDLDASIDASTRRQLDRGARLMELLKQPQYTPYPVEDQVVSIWAGSRGHMDDVPVSDVQRFESEFIQHLRLNNIALQDIAETGLLSEDTEQALVREVESFKKAFLAQGSDSQVEPGHEEFDAIEEGAVEQERIVRQKR; encoded by the coding sequence ATGGCCGATTTGACCATCAACGCTGACGACGTCCGTGATGCCCTAAACGAGTTTGCGGAGTCGTACGAACCGGCCGACACCGAACGTGTCGAGGTTGGCTACGTAACCACCGCAGCCGACGGGATTGCCCGCGTCGAAGGACTTCCTTCGGTCATGGCAAACGAATTGCTGCGTTTCGACAACGGCGTCACCGGACTGGCACAAAACCTCGACCCACGTGAAATTGGTGTCGTTGTTCTTGGCGATTTCCAAGGCATTCGCGAAGGCATGAAGGTATACCGCACCGGCGACGTTCTGTCCGTACCGGTTGGTGACGCTTACATGGGTCGCGTAGTAAACCCGATTGGCGAGCCAATCGATAACCTTGGTCCGATTGAAGCCGAGAGCCGCCGCGCCCTTGAACTTCAGGCACCAGGTGTCACCCAACGTAAGTCGGTACACGAACCACTTCAGACCGGTATGAAGGCCATTGACGCCATGATCCCAATCGGTCGTGGCCAGCGTCAGCTGATCATTGGTGACCGTCAGACCGGTAAAACCGCGATCGGTGTCGATGCGATTCTGAACCAGAAAGCCAACTGGGACTCGGGGGATCCGAACAAACAGGTACGTTGTATCTATGTTGCCGTTGGCCAGAAGGCTTCCACGATCGCATCGGTTCGCGGAACTCTAGAACGCGAAGGCGCTCTGGAATACACCACGATCGTTGCTGCACCAGCATCTGACCCAGCAGGCTTCAAGTATCTGGCACCATACGCCGGTTCAGCTATCGGTCAGCACTGGATGTACGGCGGCAAGCACGTTCTTATCGTGTTTGACGACCTGTCCAAACAGGCCGAAGCCTACCGTGCAGTCTCGCTGTTGCTGCGTCGTCCACCGGGTCGTGAAGCGTTCCCAGGTGACGTCTTCTACCTGCACTCCCGGTTGTTGGAGCGTTGTGCAAAACTCTCTGACGAGATGGGTGCCGGTTCGATGACCGGTCTGCCAATCGTCGAGACCAAAGCCAACGACGTCTCGGCCTACATCCCGACCAACGTCATTTCGATTACCGACGGTCAGATCTTCTTGCAGTCCGACCTGTTCAACGCCAACCAGCGTCCAGCGGTTGATGTTGGTATCTCGGTATCGCGTGTTGGTGGTGACGCCCAGATCAAGGCCATGAAGAAGGTTTCCGGTACGTTGCGTATTGACCTCGCACAGTACCGCGATATGGAAGCCTTCTCGATGTTCGCCTCTGACCTTGATGCATCCATTGATGCATCCACGCGTCGCCAGTTGGATCGCGGTGCTCGTCTGATGGAACTGCTCAAGCAGCCGCAGTACACCCCGTACCCGGTCGAAGACCAGGTTGTCTCCATCTGGGCCGGTTCACGTGGTCACATGGACGACGTGCCAGTCTCTGACGTGCAGCGTTTCGAATCCGAATTCATCCAGCACCTGCGCTTGAACAATATTGCCCTCCAGGACATCGCCGAAACCGGTCTGTTGTCCGAGGACACCGAACAAGCACTGGTCCGCGAAGTCGAAAGCTTCAAGAAGGCCTTCCTCGCCCAGGGTTCTGACTCACAGGTCGAACCAGGCCACGAGGAATTCGACGCCATCGAAGAGGGCGCTGTCGAGCAAGAGCGCATCGTCCGCCAGAAACGCTGA
- a CDS encoding F0F1 ATP synthase subunit gamma, whose amino-acid sequence MSAADIRVFRNKIDSTTSMKKIFNAMELIATSRIGKARQRVAASMPYANAITRAVSAVASQQDIEHVLTSEPENPRRAAVLIMSSDRGLAGAYSANILRHAETLIERLSDEGKSADLYLIGRKAQAYFDFRRRSYKKFWTGSTDSPEFDVAKDVGETLVEAFLTDYEDGGVDEIHIVYTEFKSMVKQDPMVVRLLPLEVVDEEVTDETELFPLYEYEPAPEEVLDALLPKYIESRIFSSMLQAAASELANRQRAMSSAGDNAEDLIREYTLLMNNARQASITQELTELIAGADALADS is encoded by the coding sequence ATGTCAGCAGCCGATATTCGGGTCTTTCGCAATAAGATCGATTCGACGACGTCGATGAAAAAGATCTTCAACGCGATGGAACTGATCGCTACTTCGCGTATCGGTAAGGCACGCCAGCGTGTGGCAGCTTCGATGCCCTATGCGAATGCGATTACTCGGGCCGTCTCAGCGGTCGCGTCACAACAAGACATCGAGCACGTCCTGACGTCGGAACCAGAAAATCCACGTCGGGCCGCCGTGCTCATCATGTCCAGTGACCGCGGCCTGGCCGGAGCGTATTCCGCAAACATCTTGCGCCACGCCGAGACCTTGATTGAACGCCTCTCAGATGAGGGCAAATCCGCTGATCTGTACCTGATCGGGCGCAAGGCTCAGGCGTACTTCGATTTCCGTCGTCGTTCGTATAAGAAATTCTGGACCGGTTCAACCGATAGCCCCGAATTCGATGTCGCCAAAGACGTCGGCGAGACACTCGTCGAAGCGTTTTTGACCGACTACGAAGATGGGGGAGTAGACGAGATTCATATTGTCTACACCGAGTTCAAATCGATGGTCAAACAGGACCCCATGGTCGTGCGTCTTCTGCCGCTAGAAGTTGTAGATGAGGAAGTTACCGATGAAACGGAACTCTTCCCGCTCTACGAATACGAACCAGCACCAGAAGAAGTCTTGGATGCACTGCTGCCGAAATACATTGAATCGAGAATCTTCTCCTCGATGCTGCAGGCAGCCGCATCTGAATTGGCCAACCGCCAGCGGGCCATGAGCTCCGCCGGTGATAACGCCGAAGACCTCATCCGTGAATACACTTTGCTGATGAACAACGCCCGTCAGGCTTCCATTACTCAGGAGCTCACCGAACTCATCGCCGGTGCAGACGCATTGGCGGATTCCTAA
- the atpD gene encoding F0F1 ATP synthase subunit beta, with amino-acid sequence MTATINESGTGATTGAVGRIARITGPVIDAEFPADAMPEIYNALKVQLTLEGKTTTVTFETAQHLGENMVRAIAMQATDGLVRGQEVVDTGAPISVPVGDVVKGHIFNALGDSLDVDISELDVQERWPIHRQPPNFADLEASTQMMETGIKVIDLLTPYIQGGKIGLFGGAGVGKTVLIQEMITRVARNFGGTSVFAGVGERTREGNDLWVEMDEADVLKDTALVFGQMDEPPGTRLRVALTGLTMAEYFRDIQKQDVLLFIDNIFRFSQAGMEVSTLLGRMPSAVGYQPNLADEMGILQERITSTRGHSITSMQAVYVPADDYTDPAPANVFAHLDATTNLTRDLASRGLYPAVDPLASTSRILDPQYVGQEHYETATRVKQILQKNKELQDIIAILGVDELSEEDRVTVGRARKMEQFLSQNTYTAKQFTGVEGSTVPIKDTIEGFKAIADGDLDHVAEQAFYNVGGLEDVEREWAKIQKEG; translated from the coding sequence ATGACTGCCACCATTAACGAATCCGGTACCGGGGCCACCACCGGCGCCGTGGGCCGTATCGCCCGCATTACCGGTCCGGTCATCGACGCTGAATTCCCAGCCGATGCGATGCCGGAGATTTACAACGCGCTCAAAGTACAACTAACCCTCGAAGGCAAAACCACCACGGTAACCTTCGAAACCGCCCAGCACCTGGGCGAAAACATGGTCCGCGCGATCGCCATGCAGGCCACCGACGGTCTGGTTCGTGGCCAGGAAGTTGTCGACACCGGCGCCCCAATTTCGGTTCCTGTCGGCGACGTCGTCAAGGGTCACATCTTCAACGCCCTGGGCGACTCCCTGGACGTTGATATCTCTGAACTTGATGTTCAGGAACGCTGGCCGATTCACCGTCAGCCACCAAACTTCGCTGACCTTGAAGCCTCCACCCAGATGATGGAGACCGGTATCAAGGTCATCGACCTGCTGACCCCCTACATTCAGGGTGGAAAGATTGGTCTGTTCGGTGGTGCTGGTGTTGGTAAAACCGTTCTAATTCAGGAAATGATCACCCGTGTTGCTCGCAACTTCGGTGGTACTTCCGTATTCGCTGGCGTTGGCGAGCGTACCCGTGAGGGGAACGACCTCTGGGTTGAAATGGATGAAGCCGACGTGCTCAAGGACACCGCTTTGGTGTTCGGCCAGATGGACGAACCACCTGGCACCCGTTTGCGTGTGGCCTTGACCGGTTTGACCATGGCCGAGTACTTCCGCGATATCCAGAAGCAGGACGTGTTGTTGTTCATTGACAACATTTTCCGTTTCTCGCAGGCCGGTATGGAAGTTTCGACCCTGCTGGGTCGTATGCCTTCCGCTGTGGGTTACCAGCCAAACTTGGCTGACGAAATGGGCATCCTGCAGGAACGTATTACCTCGACTCGTGGTCACTCGATTACCTCGATGCAGGCCGTCTACGTACCAGCTGACGACTACACCGACCCTGCCCCAGCCAACGTGTTCGCCCACTTGGATGCGACCACGAACTTGACTCGTGACCTGGCTTCGCGTGGTCTGTACCCAGCGGTTGACCCGTTGGCTTCGACCTCGCGCATTCTGGATCCACAGTATGTTGGGCAGGAGCACTACGAAACCGCCACCCGCGTCAAGCAGATCCTGCAGAAGAACAAGGAACTGCAAGACATCATCGCGATTCTGGGTGTGGACGAACTGTCCGAAGAAGACCGTGTGACCGTTGGTCGTGCACGCAAGATGGAACAGTTCCTGTCCCAGAACACCTATACCGCCAAGCAGTTCACCGGTGTTGAAGGCTCAACCGTACCGATCAAGGACACCATCGAAGGCTTCAAGGCCATCGCTGACGGCGACCTTGACCATGTTGCTGAGCAGGCCTTCTACAACGTTGGTGGCCTGGAAGACGTTGAGCGCGAATGGGCGAAAATCCAGAAGGAAGGCTAA